From a single Mycolicibacterium moriokaense genomic region:
- the glgX gene encoding glycogen debranching protein GlgX, with translation MASDAPASVPTVWPGTPYPLGATYDGAGTNFSLFSEIADRVELCLIGKDGSEERINLEEVDGFVWHCYLPTVTPGQRYGFRVHGPWEPTAGHRCDPSKLLLDPYGKSFHGDFEFTQALFSYDMNAEDLATGGTPPMIDSLGHTMTSVVINPFFQWASDRAPRTPYHETVIYEAHVKGMTQTHPGIPEELRGTYAGLSHPVIIDHLKSLNVTAIELMPVHQFMHDHRLLDLGLRNYWGYNTFGFFAPHYQYAANKHAGGAVAEFKTMVRSFHEAGIEVILDVVYNHTAEGNHLGPTINFRGIDNAAYYRLLDGDPRFYKDFTGTGNSLNARHPHTLQLIMDSLRYWVLEMHVDGFRFDLAATLAREFYDVDRLSAFFDLVQQDPVVSQVKLIAEPWDIGEGGYQVGNFPGLWTEWNGKYRDTVRDYWRGEPATLGEFASRLTGSSDLYEATGRRPSASINFVTCHDGFTLADLVSYNEKHNEANGEDNRDGESHNRSWNCGVEGPTDDPEILALRGKQMRNIMATLMLSQGTPMLAHGDEIGRTQSGNNNVYCQDSEISWMDWSLCEKNADQLAFTRKVIEFRKRHPVFRRRRFFEGAPIRTGDQVRDIAWLTPGGTEMTPEDWDSGFDKCVAVFLNGDAIPAPNERGERVVDDSFLLCFNSHSKAVDFVAPDIGYAAQWTAAFDTADPTGETDLVVAAGEKLTLAARSLLVLRKTA, from the coding sequence ATGGCGTCCGACGCACCGGCGTCGGTACCCACCGTCTGGCCGGGCACCCCCTACCCTCTTGGCGCCACCTACGACGGCGCAGGCACCAACTTCTCGCTGTTCTCCGAGATCGCCGACCGGGTGGAGCTGTGCCTCATCGGCAAGGACGGCAGCGAGGAGCGGATCAACCTCGAAGAGGTCGACGGCTTCGTCTGGCACTGCTATCTGCCTACCGTCACGCCCGGGCAGCGATACGGGTTCCGGGTGCACGGGCCGTGGGAGCCGACCGCGGGGCATCGCTGCGATCCGAGCAAGCTGCTGCTCGACCCGTACGGGAAGTCCTTCCACGGTGACTTCGAGTTCACGCAGGCGCTGTTCTCGTACGACATGAACGCCGAGGACCTCGCGACCGGCGGCACCCCACCGATGATCGACTCCCTCGGCCACACGATGACCAGCGTCGTGATCAACCCGTTCTTCCAGTGGGCCTCCGACCGCGCACCGCGTACGCCGTACCACGAGACCGTGATCTACGAGGCACACGTCAAGGGCATGACGCAGACGCATCCCGGCATTCCCGAGGAGCTGCGCGGAACCTATGCCGGCCTGTCGCACCCCGTGATCATCGACCACCTCAAGTCGCTGAACGTCACCGCGATCGAACTCATGCCGGTGCACCAGTTCATGCACGACCACCGGCTCCTCGACCTCGGACTGCGAAACTACTGGGGCTACAACACCTTCGGCTTCTTCGCACCGCACTACCAATACGCGGCAAACAAGCACGCGGGCGGCGCCGTCGCGGAGTTCAAGACGATGGTGCGGTCGTTCCACGAGGCGGGCATCGAGGTCATCCTCGACGTGGTCTACAACCACACCGCCGAAGGCAACCACCTCGGCCCGACGATCAACTTCCGCGGCATCGACAACGCCGCGTACTACCGGCTGCTCGACGGCGACCCGAGGTTCTACAAGGATTTCACCGGCACAGGCAACAGCCTCAACGCGCGTCACCCGCACACACTGCAGTTGATCATGGACTCGCTGCGGTACTGGGTGCTGGAGATGCACGTCGACGGATTCCGCTTCGACCTGGCCGCGACGCTCGCCCGCGAGTTCTACGACGTCGACCGGCTGTCGGCGTTCTTCGACCTGGTGCAGCAGGACCCGGTGGTCAGCCAGGTCAAGCTCATCGCCGAGCCGTGGGACATCGGCGAGGGTGGCTATCAGGTCGGAAATTTTCCTGGTTTGTGGACCGAGTGGAATGGGAAATATCGCGACACTGTGCGTGATTACTGGCGGGGCGAGCCCGCAACCCTGGGTGAATTCGCGTCCCGGCTGACCGGGTCATCGGACCTCTACGAGGCGACCGGTAGGCGGCCGAGCGCGTCCATCAACTTCGTCACCTGCCATGACGGGTTCACGTTGGCCGACCTGGTGTCGTACAACGAGAAACACAACGAGGCCAACGGCGAGGACAACCGCGACGGCGAGAGCCACAACCGGTCGTGGAACTGCGGTGTCGAAGGGCCCACCGACGATCCCGAGATCCTCGCCCTGCGCGGTAAGCAGATGCGCAACATCATGGCGACACTGATGCTGTCGCAGGGCACGCCGATGCTCGCCCACGGTGACGAGATCGGCCGCACCCAGTCGGGCAACAACAACGTGTACTGCCAGGACTCCGAGATCTCCTGGATGGACTGGTCGCTGTGCGAGAAGAACGCCGACCAGCTCGCGTTCACCCGCAAGGTGATCGAGTTCCGCAAACGGCACCCGGTGTTCCGGCGGCGGCGGTTCTTCGAGGGTGCGCCCATCCGCACCGGCGATCAGGTGCGCGATATCGCCTGGCTGACCCCGGGAGGCACCGAAATGACCCCCGAGGACTGGGATTCCGGCTTCGACAAGTGCGTCGCGGTTTTCCTCAACGGGGACGCGATCCCCGCGCCGAACGAACGCGGTGAGCGCGTCGTCGACGATTCGTTCCTGCTGTGCTTCAACTCGCACAGCAAGGCGGTGGACTTCGTCGCCCCCGACATCGGCTACGCCGCCCAGTGGACCGCGGCGTTCGACACCGCCGACCCGACCGGCGAGACGGATCTGGTCGTCGCCGCTGGCGAGAAGCTCACGCTCGCGGCGCGGTCCCTGCTGGTGCTGCGTAAGACCGCGTAA
- a CDS encoding acyltransferase family protein: MMTLAPARPAPATDPGPPSRAANAATPARASGYYRHDLDGLRGVAILLVAVFHVWFGRVSGGVDVFLALSGFFFGGRILRTAMTPGASLWPVPEVTRLVRRLLPALVVVLAAAAVLTILIQPETRWETFADQSLASLGYYQNWELANTASDYLRAGEAVSPLQHIWSMSVQGQFYIAFLALIFGFAVLFRRVFGRHMRIAFIVLLSALTIASFVYAIHAHNTDQATAYYNSFARAWELLLGALVGALVTNLRWPMWLRTAAAVIGLVAILACGAVLDGVHEFPGPWALVPVGATMLFILSAANRVADPHTAGRMPSPNRLLATAPFVALGAMAYSLYLWHWPLLIFYLSYTGHRRVNFVEGAVILLVSGVLAWLTTKYVENPLRYRPASSTAVPLRARLRRPTMALGSVVVLLAVALTATSFTWREHVVIERASGKELSGLSSRDYPGARALIDKVKVPKLPMRPTVLEARKDLPPTTEDGCISDFDNVGVITCNYGDETASRTIALAGGSHAEHWITALDLLGRMHHFKVVTYLKMGCPLTTEEVPLVMGDNRPYPKCHEWNERVMDKIIADRPDYVFTTATRPWNIKPGDVMPANYIGIWQTLSDNNIPILAMRDTPWLVRNGQPYFPADCLAEGGDAISCGVKRSDVLSPKNPALDFVKRFPLLKPLDMSDAMCRKDICRAVEGNVLLYHDAHHISSTYMRTMTPELGRQIAAATGWWVD, from the coding sequence ATGATGACCCTCGCCCCTGCCCGGCCGGCACCAGCCACCGACCCGGGACCTCCGTCACGCGCAGCGAATGCTGCTACGCCGGCACGTGCATCGGGCTACTACCGGCACGATCTCGACGGCCTGCGCGGCGTGGCGATCCTCCTCGTCGCCGTGTTCCATGTGTGGTTCGGCCGCGTCTCCGGCGGGGTCGACGTCTTCCTGGCGCTGTCGGGCTTCTTCTTCGGTGGCCGCATCCTGCGCACGGCGATGACGCCAGGCGCATCCCTGTGGCCGGTCCCCGAGGTCACCCGGCTGGTGCGCCGCCTGCTGCCCGCGCTGGTGGTCGTCCTCGCGGCGGCGGCCGTGTTGACGATCCTCATTCAGCCCGAAACCCGTTGGGAGACATTCGCAGACCAAAGTCTGGCGAGTCTGGGCTACTACCAGAACTGGGAGTTGGCCAACACCGCCTCGGACTACCTGCGCGCCGGTGAGGCGGTCAGTCCGCTGCAGCACATCTGGTCGATGTCGGTGCAGGGCCAGTTCTACATCGCCTTCCTGGCGCTGATCTTCGGGTTCGCCGTACTGTTCCGCCGCGTCTTCGGCCGCCACATGCGGATCGCGTTCATCGTGCTGCTGAGCGCGTTGACCATCGCGTCCTTCGTCTACGCGATCCACGCCCACAACACCGATCAGGCCACCGCCTACTACAACAGCTTCGCGCGGGCCTGGGAGCTGCTGCTCGGAGCGCTGGTCGGCGCCCTGGTCACGAATCTGCGCTGGCCGATGTGGCTGCGCACCGCGGCCGCGGTCATCGGATTGGTTGCGATCCTGGCGTGCGGCGCCGTGCTCGACGGCGTGCACGAGTTCCCCGGCCCGTGGGCGCTGGTGCCGGTGGGCGCCACGATGCTGTTCATCCTGTCGGCCGCCAACCGGGTGGCCGATCCGCACACCGCGGGTCGCATGCCCTCCCCCAACCGGCTGTTGGCGACGGCGCCGTTCGTCGCGCTGGGCGCCATGGCGTACTCGCTGTACCTGTGGCACTGGCCGCTGCTGATCTTCTATCTGTCCTACACGGGCCATCGACGCGTCAACTTCGTCGAGGGTGCCGTCATATTGCTGGTGTCCGGTGTGCTGGCGTGGCTGACCACGAAGTACGTCGAGAACCCACTGCGTTATCGCCCCGCCTCCTCGACCGCCGTCCCGCTGCGGGCCCGGTTGCGCAGGCCGACGATGGCGCTCGGCTCGGTGGTCGTACTGCTGGCGGTGGCGTTGACGGCGACATCGTTCACCTGGCGTGAGCACGTGGTCATCGAACGCGCCTCAGGAAAAGAGCTGAGCGGTCTTTCGTCGCGTGACTACCCCGGCGCCCGCGCCCTCATCGACAAGGTGAAGGTGCCGAAGCTGCCGATGCGCCCGACCGTGCTCGAAGCGAGGAAGGACCTGCCCCCCACCACCGAGGACGGCTGCATCAGCGACTTCGACAACGTCGGCGTCATCACCTGTAACTACGGTGACGAAACCGCTTCGCGCACCATCGCTCTCGCGGGTGGTTCGCACGCCGAGCACTGGATCACCGCGCTTGACCTCCTTGGCCGGATGCACCACTTCAAGGTGGTCACCTATCTGAAGATGGGCTGTCCGCTGACCACCGAGGAAGTCCCGTTGGTCATGGGCGACAACCGTCCCTACCCGAAGTGCCACGAGTGGAACGAGCGGGTGATGGACAAGATCATCGCCGACCGTCCCGACTACGTGTTCACCACCGCGACACGGCCGTGGAACATCAAGCCGGGCGACGTCATGCCAGCCAACTACATCGGTATCTGGCAGACGTTGTCCGACAACAACATTCCGATCCTGGCGATGCGCGACACTCCGTGGCTGGTGCGCAACGGGCAGCCGTACTTTCCAGCCGACTGCCTGGCCGAGGGCGGCGACGCCATCTCCTGCGGAGTAAAGCGATCCGACGTATTGTCTCCCAAGAACCCCGCACTCGATTTCGTCAAGCGGTTCCCGTTGCTCAAGCCCCTGGACATGAGCGATGCGATGTGCCGCAAGGACATCTGTCGCGCGGTGGAGGGAAATGTCTTGCTGTATCACGATGCCCACCACATCTCGAGTACCTACATGCGCACCATGACGCCCGAACTCGGGCGACAGATCGCGGCCGCCACTGGTTGGTGGGTCGACTGA